GTACAGGAGACTAAGCCAACCCCAGCTTTTTCATAAATTTGGATGCACTTACCAGTGGAGACATCCCAACGCCTGATAGTCTCCTCCACTCCACATGTGAGTAGCTCTTGGTCATTAGGACTCCATGAGACAGAAGAAACAGATTTCTGATGACCAGATAGTTTGTGCTTTACGGAGAGCTCGCCATTCATGCCAACctatttgacaaaaaaataaaaatgatctGCGTTAATAACAATAAGCCTTATTTCATGTGTGTCTGTGTGTGAGTGTGAGAGGCACAGAGAGAATTCATTTCTTGTGCATTAATCACCATTTGGTGCCTTCTAATACATGCCATAAAAAGTTCACAACAGATTTATAGAAGTGGTCAATGCCCTGACACAACCCTCCTATTATCCAGGCTTGGGAACCAGCCAGGGTTAAGATTGCATAATATCTAACATTGGCACATGATGAATTAATGATAAACTAAGAAAATAAGCCACATAATATAAGCAATTAGAAAAACAAGAGAAAATACAAGACCACGATAAAAATTGTCAGATCAATGTCAAATGTTACCTCCCAAATTATTGCAGATCGATCATTTGATGCAGAAGCTAAATACTTCCCATTGTGTGAAAATTGTACAAACCAGACTTCATCATCATGTGCTTCTAATATCTGTTTGAATAGTGataggaaaagaaaataacatcaAAATACATATACAAACCACTTACGGAATAGAAATAAATGGAGAATGGTATGGTTATTAAACAGTAAAGGGAACAAACCAGACATTTTTTTATCTCTCTTTCCTCCTCTCTAGATTTGACTTTAGAAAGAAATCCAATTATAAATATTGAAGTTGTGCATAAAATTTACCATCAAATCATGTAATGATATATGAAACATTTTTTTATCAAGCAAGAAACTAATCAAGTGAAATGCATATTTGAAAATGGCATCTTATGTACACTATATATAGTAAAATACATGATACCATAGAAACAGAAATTCAATCCGATATCTATTTAGCTGTAAATGTGATCAGTGGTTTCTACAAGCTGCATATGACAGTCAATGGCACATCGTCACTTAGATACTCAAATAATTCATGACATGGCACTATTTTAAGCTAAAGGTGAATATTCTCATTGTAAGAAAAAGGATCTCATAGCAAGGACATGAGGGAAAAGTGAGGAATAGAGAAAAAGTAAGAAGTAAAGAATGAAGATCTTCACATCAATCAGAGGAGTACAGAACAAATAAAAGCTCATGCCTATTATCATTTCTAACCTGTAATGTTTTAGAAGGTATCTGAGCTTTCCCACAATGATGATCCGAATATAATGACATCTGCTTATCCAATGAGTTGTGGAAGGGGCAAGCCTCTCGTTGCACCATAAGGGCTTGTTCAACTAGATGCTCTAATCTCTTTTCAGGTATCATTACAGTCGGGGGTAGCATTCTTTTCAATTCCTCCAGAAGCTTTGACCTAGACCTCACCCTTGCAACATCTCGCCTAGGAGATGGAGAGACTACGCAGGAAGAAAGTTCACGGATTCTACTATTCTTAATGCAAAGTGGAGCAATCTCTGTCCTCAGTGTCTTCAATGCTTCCATGACCTTTTCCCCATCTAGAAGTTCAAAGAACTTCTGCTCCAATATTAAAAACGAGGCCGCCCTAACAATGCTTTCATCCGCTAGACCAATCCTATGCAATGTAGCTACACTGTCATCCCAATTCCCATCAAGTATTTGCTGCATAAACAGATTCACAGCAGCCGAGTGTAGAGGTATCCCAGACTCCTCCTCTAGATGCGCACCACTCTTTCCATAACCAAGAGAGTACAACGCCTTTGCGATTATCCTGACAAACTCCTCCTTCCTTATAACCCctttggagccaataacttgtTCGTCCCCTTCGGACGGCAGGGGCCGAGCCATCAAGTCGCTGCACAAGCCTCCACCAACAGGCTCCACAGAAGAACAGCCGTTAGACAAACCAATTTTTCCTTTCGAGGAAAATTTCATCCGTTTCAAAGCTGGTTCTTCATCCCCCACACCTCCCATGAAAAGTAAACCTCAGCccatatatatagatataattCTTCAGCGGCTATCAAAAACAACACACACAATCACATAACCAAGTAAAAAACGCCTCTGAAAAAAACCACAAGGAACAAATGCCTGCAAGTAAGAATCGATTAAGCACCACAACACTAAAAAAATCCATTGAACAAGAATCAGCAAACTATAACATCCTTACAATctaaactaagaaatgaacaCAATCCACTCAAAATCAGCAAGGTTTTCTACCAAATTACTACAATCCACGAACACAGAGCGATTACCAGAATCCTAGCGGAGGTTTATCATACTCTATCTGAAACCATCACACGAAAACGGAAGCTGaactattattaaaaataaaataataaaaaataatagtaataattaattaataaataaataaataaataataaataagaaaagaaaaatacattTTCCGAAGAAACAGAGGCAAATTCGAGAATATCGGCAAAACAAGATAAAGAAGATGCGATATAACAATCGAAGGTAGAAGTTGCAGATCCAAGTATTTCAGAAGAGAAATTGAAGGCGGTGATGATCCACCGACTTACCGGAAGACAGCAGAGAAGAACGATCGGAGAGTTGAACGTGAACGGAGTTGAGGTGCGATCGGTGAGTGAAACGACACCGTTTTGATTcgttgttgttgttcttcttcttcttgatgaggttccttctttgttttctttcttcagTTACCAAAAGGCAAAAACCACACAGCCTGAAAATCCCAAATGCCTCTCTCACCTTCTTCTtggatatatataattatttattaaatttatcttttttcttttttacctaaattattattattattctactggatttctttcttcttcttttttaccTC
The Arachis stenosperma cultivar V10309 chromosome 7, arast.V10309.gnm1.PFL2, whole genome shotgun sequence genome window above contains:
- the LOC130941014 gene encoding WD repeat-containing protein 26 homolog gives rise to the protein MGGVGDEEPALKRMKFSSKGKIGLSNGCSSVEPVGGGLCSDLMARPLPSEGDEQVIGSKGVIRKEEFVRIIAKALYSLGYGKSGAHLEEESGIPLHSAAVNLFMQQILDGNWDDSVATLHRIGLADESIVRAASFLILEQKFFELLDGEKVMEALKTLRTEIAPLCIKNSRIRELSSCVVSPSPRRDVARVRSRSKLLEELKRMLPPTVMIPEKRLEHLVEQALMVQREACPFHNSLDKQMSLYSDHHCGKAQIPSKTLQILEAHDDEVWFVQFSHNGKYLASASNDRSAIIWEVGMNGELSVKHKLSGHQKSVSSVSWSPNDQELLTCGVEETIRRWDVSTGKCIQIYEKAGVGLVSCTWFPSGKYILSGLSDKSICMWELDGKEVESWKGSKTLKISDLEITGDGEEIISICKDNAVLLLNRESKDERFIEEYQTITSFCLSKDSNFLLVNLLNQEIHLWNIEGEPELVGKYKGHRRSRFVIRSCFGGLKQSFIASGSEDSQVYIWHRSSGELLEALPGHSGAVNCVSWNPANPHMLASASDDRTIRIWGLNCLNVKYPNAHSNGIHYCNGGT